Proteins from a single region of Dysosmobacter acutus:
- a CDS encoding substrate-binding domain-containing protein has protein sequence MKKLGSVLLALAMVMALLAGCGDNGAASGGSGSAGGSGAVSGSGSTGGSDTFSGSISVISREDGSGTRGAFIELLGVEQKDADGNKVDMTTDQAEITNSTAVMLTTVSGNEYAIGYVSMASLNKDVKALRIDGAEATVENVKDGSYKVARPFNIATKGDVSEVAQDFINFIMSEDGQKVVENEGCISQGNNGAFTSTQPSGNISVAGSSSVSPLMEKLKEAYAAVNPNATIELQTSDSTTGMTSAAEGLCDIGMASRELKDSETGAGLTATVIAMDGIAVVVNNENPIDGLTSEQVCSIFTGETTDWSEVA, from the coding sequence ATGAAAAAGTTAGGTTCTGTTCTGCTTGCACTGGCCATGGTGATGGCTCTGCTTGCCGGCTGCGGCGACAATGGCGCGGCGTCCGGCGGCTCCGGCAGCGCCGGCGGTTCCGGCGCGGTTTCCGGCTCCGGCAGCACCGGCGGCTCCGATACATTCAGCGGTTCCATCTCTGTCATTTCCCGTGAAGACGGCTCCGGCACCCGGGGCGCATTCATCGAGCTGCTTGGCGTTGAGCAGAAAGACGCCGACGGCAACAAGGTGGACATGACCACCGACCAGGCTGAAATCACCAATTCCACCGCCGTCATGCTCACCACGGTCAGCGGCAACGAGTATGCCATCGGCTACGTGTCCATGGCCTCCCTGAACAAGGATGTCAAGGCTCTGCGGATCGACGGCGCCGAGGCCACCGTGGAAAATGTCAAGGACGGCAGCTACAAGGTCGCAAGACCCTTCAACATTGCCACCAAAGGCGATGTCTCCGAGGTCGCTCAGGATTTCATCAACTTCATCATGAGCGAAGACGGACAGAAGGTGGTGGAAAATGAGGGCTGCATCAGCCAGGGCAACAACGGCGCCTTTACCAGCACCCAGCCCTCCGGCAACATCTCCGTGGCCGGCTCCTCCTCCGTCAGCCCCCTGATGGAAAAGCTGAAGGAAGCCTACGCTGCTGTGAACCCCAACGCCACCATTGAGCTCCAGACCAGCGATTCCACCACCGGCATGACCTCCGCCGCCGAGGGCCTGTGCGACATCGGCATGGCCTCCCGTGAGCTGAAGGACAGCGAGACCGGAGCCGGCCTGACCGCCACCGTCATCGCAATGGACGGCATTGCGGTTGTGGTCAACAACGAAAACCCCATCGACGGTCTCACCAGCGAGCAGGTCTGCTCCATCTTCACCGGTGAAACCACCGACTGGAGCGAGGTTGCCTAA
- a CDS encoding HD domain-containing protein, producing MLSFEEVKNSKEIRTYIERADESLAALGFTEHSFAHVTKVAETARYILETLGYSAREVELARIAGYLHDIGNLVNRADHSQSGAVMAFRILDHMDCPPEEIATIVTAIGNHDEGTGVAVNAVAAALILADKSDVRRSRVRATDPAQFDIHDRVNYSVEESRLEIEQPYIWLRLRVDTRYGSLMDYFEIFMQRMILCRKAAEKLGLQFKLMINGQQLI from the coding sequence ATGCTGAGCTTTGAAGAGGTAAAAAACAGCAAGGAGATCCGCACGTATATTGAGCGGGCGGATGAGTCCTTGGCGGCCCTTGGCTTTACGGAGCACAGCTTTGCCCACGTGACCAAGGTGGCCGAGACGGCCCGCTATATCCTTGAGACGCTGGGCTATAGCGCCCGGGAGGTGGAGCTTGCGCGGATCGCCGGATACCTGCACGATATCGGGAACCTGGTCAACCGGGCGGACCACTCCCAGAGCGGGGCTGTGATGGCCTTTCGCATTTTGGATCACATGGACTGTCCGCCGGAGGAGATCGCCACCATTGTCACCGCCATCGGGAACCACGACGAGGGGACCGGCGTGGCGGTCAACGCCGTGGCGGCGGCGCTGATCTTAGCGGATAAGTCGGACGTGCGCAGAAGCCGCGTCCGGGCCACTGATCCGGCCCAGTTTGACATCCACGACCGGGTGAACTACTCGGTGGAGGAGTCACGGCTGGAGATCGAGCAGCCCTACATCTGGCTGCGGCTGCGCGTGGATACCCGCTACGGCTCGCTGATGGACTACTTTGAGATTTTTATGCAGCGCATGATTCTCTGCCGCAAAGCCGCGGAGAAGTTAGGGCTGCAGTTTAAGCTGATGATCAACGGCCAGCAGCTGATTTGA
- the pstA gene encoding phosphate ABC transporter permease PstA, protein MTTSAASVAAPESRPARHTGSKLLRALVCISAAITVLILISLVVYILIKGVPNLKPELFARKYTSDNCSMLPAILNTITVTLISLLFAVPLGVGSAIYLAEYAKRGSRLVRLVRLTTETLAGIPSIVYGLFGYLMFTIALKFGYSLLSGILTLSIMVLPTIMRTTEEALVAVPDLYREGSFGLGAGRLRTVWRIVLPSAMPGIASGVILAIGRIVGETAALIFTSGTDTGVAGLTSSGRTLAIHMYALWNEGLHMEAAYATGVVLLILVVGINALASYAAKKVER, encoded by the coding sequence ATGACAACTTCCGCCGCGTCTGTTGCAGCACCTGAGAGCCGGCCGGCACGACACACCGGTTCCAAACTGTTAAGGGCGCTTGTCTGCATTTCGGCAGCAATCACCGTATTGATCCTGATATCCCTGGTGGTGTACATCCTGATCAAGGGTGTGCCCAATCTGAAGCCGGAGCTCTTTGCCCGGAAATACACCTCCGACAACTGCTCTATGCTGCCGGCCATTCTCAACACCATCACCGTGACGCTGATCTCCCTCCTGTTCGCAGTGCCCCTTGGCGTGGGCTCCGCCATCTACCTGGCAGAGTACGCCAAGCGGGGCAGCCGACTCGTGCGTCTGGTGCGTCTGACCACGGAGACCCTGGCCGGCATTCCTTCCATTGTCTATGGCCTGTTCGGCTATCTGATGTTCACCATTGCCCTGAAGTTCGGCTATTCCCTGCTCTCTGGCATCCTGACGCTGTCCATCATGGTGCTGCCCACCATCATGCGCACCACGGAGGAGGCGCTGGTAGCGGTGCCGGACCTCTACCGGGAGGGAAGCTTCGGACTGGGAGCCGGACGGCTGAGGACGGTATGGCGTATTGTGCTGCCCTCCGCCATGCCCGGAATTGCCTCCGGGGTCATCCTGGCCATCGGCCGCATTGTGGGTGAGACGGCGGCGCTGATCTTTACCTCCGGCACGGACACCGGCGTGGCGGGACTGACTTCCTCCGGCCGGACCCTGGCTATCCACATGTATGCGCTGTGGAATGAGGGACTGCACATGGAGGCCGCCTATGCCACCGGCGTGGTTCTCCTGATCCTGGTGGTGGGGATCAACGCCCTGGCATCTTACGCCGCCAAGAAAGTAGAGAGGTGA
- the pstB gene encoding phosphate ABC transporter ATP-binding protein PstB gives MDNFKLSIRNLELYYHDFKALKGIDMDIRANEVTAFIGPSGCGKSTLLKTLNRMNDLVEGCRITGTVKLDGEDIYGSMDVPSLRKRVGMVFQKPNPFPMSVYDNIAYGPRTHGIRSRVKLDEIVENSLRSAAIWDELKDRLKKSALGLSGGQQQRLCIARALAVQPEVLLMDEPTSALDPISTSKIEDLALELKKDYTIVMVTHNMQQAARISDRTAFFLLGEVVEFGETEKLFSVPQDKRTEDYITGRFG, from the coding sequence TTGGATAATTTTAAACTCTCCATTCGGAATCTGGAGCTTTATTATCATGACTTCAAAGCCCTCAAGGGCATTGATATGGACATCCGCGCCAACGAGGTCACCGCGTTCATCGGCCCCTCCGGCTGCGGCAAGTCCACGCTTTTGAAGACCCTCAACCGCATGAATGACCTGGTGGAGGGCTGCCGCATCACCGGCACCGTGAAGTTGGACGGCGAGGACATCTACGGCTCCATGGATGTGCCGTCCCTGCGCAAGCGTGTGGGCATGGTGTTTCAAAAGCCCAACCCCTTTCCAATGAGCGTCTACGACAACATCGCCTACGGCCCCCGCACCCACGGTATCCGCTCCCGGGTGAAGCTGGATGAGATTGTAGAGAATTCCCTCCGTTCGGCCGCTATCTGGGATGAGCTGAAGGACAGGTTGAAAAAGAGCGCGCTGGGCCTTTCCGGCGGCCAGCAGCAGCGCCTGTGCATCGCCCGGGCCCTGGCCGTGCAGCCGGAGGTGCTGCTGATGGATGAACCCACCTCCGCCCTGGACCCGATCTCCACGTCCAAGATAGAAGACCTTGCCTTGGAGCTGAAAAAGGATTACACTATTGTCATGGTGACCCACAACATGCAGCAGGCCGCCCGTATTTCCGACCGCACCGCCTTTTTCCTCCTGGGAGAGGTGGTCGAGTTCGGGGAGACGGAAAAACTGTTCTCTGTGCCCCAGGACAAACGGACCGAAGATTACATCACGGGGAGGTTTGGATAA
- the rd gene encoding rubredoxin, with amino-acid sequence MKKYICELCGYEYDPAVGDPDNGVAPGTAFESLPEDWVCPLCGAPKSDFKEA; translated from the coding sequence ATGAAAAAGTATATCTGTGAGCTGTGCGGCTATGAGTACGATCCCGCGGTGGGCGATCCTGACAACGGCGTTGCGCCGGGCACTGCGTTTGAATCCCTGCCGGAGGATTGGGTATGTCCCCTGTGCGGCGCACCCAAATCCGATTTTAAAGAGGCCTGA
- the trmFO gene encoding methylenetetrahydrofolate--tRNA-(uracil(54)-C(5))-methyltransferase (FADH(2)-oxidizing) TrmFO: MTVTVIGAGLAGCEAAWQLARRGIDVTLCEMKPLKKTPAHTSDDFAELCCSNSLRGAGLENAVGLLKEELRRLESLILNCADRTAVAAGGALAVDRQGFSALVTERIRSHPHIRICAEEVTALPEGEVIVATGPLTSEPLAEAIQALIGPGRDLHFFDAAAPLVSFESVDMDSAFFASRYDKGTADYINCPLNKEEYLSFHAELTRAREAEVHGFEDQQVFEGCMPVEVMARRGVDTLRYGPLKPRGLRDPKTGSEPYAVVQLRKDNARGSVYNLVGFQTHLKFPEQKRVFSMIPALREADFLRYGVMHRNTYLDSPRLLNRYYQLKSEPRLSFAGQMTGVEGYVESAASGFLAGVETARRLMGLQPVDFPRETAIGALGLYISDETVRDFQPMNINFGLIPPLDHRVKGKRNKNAELSARSLEIVETLRETVAAGMPEEEPI; this comes from the coding sequence ATGACCGTTACTGTAATCGGGGCCGGTCTCGCGGGCTGTGAAGCGGCCTGGCAGCTGGCCCGGCGGGGAATCGACGTGACGCTTTGCGAGATGAAGCCGCTTAAGAAAACCCCTGCCCATACAAGCGACGATTTTGCGGAGCTCTGCTGCTCCAACTCCCTCCGGGGCGCGGGGCTGGAGAACGCGGTGGGGCTGTTGAAAGAGGAGCTGAGGCGGCTTGAATCGCTGATTCTCAACTGCGCCGACCGTACCGCGGTGGCGGCGGGCGGCGCGCTGGCCGTGGACCGGCAGGGCTTTTCCGCCCTGGTGACGGAGCGGATCCGCTCCCACCCCCACATCCGGATCTGCGCGGAGGAGGTGACCGCCCTGCCGGAGGGCGAGGTGATCGTGGCCACAGGGCCGCTCACCTCGGAGCCTTTGGCGGAGGCGATTCAGGCACTGATCGGCCCGGGCCGGGACCTTCATTTTTTTGACGCCGCCGCGCCGCTGGTCAGCTTTGAGAGCGTGGACATGGACTCTGCCTTCTTTGCCTCCCGCTACGATAAGGGGACAGCGGACTATATCAACTGCCCTCTCAACAAGGAGGAGTATCTGAGCTTCCACGCCGAGCTGACCCGGGCCCGGGAGGCGGAGGTCCACGGCTTTGAGGACCAGCAGGTTTTTGAGGGCTGTATGCCGGTGGAGGTGATGGCCCGCCGCGGTGTGGACACGCTGCGCTACGGACCGCTGAAGCCCAGGGGCCTACGGGACCCCAAGACCGGGAGCGAACCCTATGCGGTGGTGCAGCTGCGAAAGGACAACGCCCGGGGCAGCGTGTACAACCTGGTGGGATTTCAGACCCATCTGAAGTTCCCGGAGCAAAAGCGGGTCTTCTCCATGATCCCCGCCCTGCGGGAGGCCGACTTTTTGCGCTACGGCGTGATGCACCGCAACACCTATCTTGATTCACCCCGCCTGTTGAACCGGTACTACCAGCTGAAGAGCGAGCCACGGCTTTCCTTTGCCGGCCAGATGACCGGTGTGGAGGGCTATGTGGAGTCCGCGGCCTCCGGCTTTTTGGCGGGGGTGGAGACGGCGCGCCGCCTGATGGGCCTTCAGCCGGTGGATTTCCCAAGGGAGACCGCCATCGGCGCGCTGGGGCTCTATATCAGCGATGAGACGGTCCGCGACTTCCAGCCGATGAACATCAATTTCGGCCTGATTCCGCCGCTGGACCATCGGGTGAAGGGGAAGCGGAACAAGAACGCGGAGCTCTCCGCCCGATCCCTTGAAATTGTGGAAACATTGCGGGAAACCGTGGCAGCAGGTATGCCGGAGGAGGAACCTATTTGA
- the rnc gene encoding ribonuclease III codes for MKSLEKKLGYTFQNQALLAEALNHSSYANEHRGSGMCSNERLEFLGDSVLGFVTAEFLFCTNPDLPEGDLTRIRAALVCEQSLYEVAQSIDLGAHLKLGRGEESGGGRTRASILADAMEAVFAAVYLDGGISAASQLIHRVLLKREQEEVEKRRDYKTALQELVQRKPDQALLYRMAGEEGPDHDKTFSAEVLLNEQVVGCGSGHSKKEAEQAAAKAALNALEE; via the coding sequence GTGAAGAGTCTGGAGAAAAAACTGGGCTACACATTTCAAAATCAGGCATTGCTGGCGGAGGCCCTGAATCACAGCTCCTACGCCAACGAACACCGGGGCTCCGGCATGTGCAGCAATGAGCGGCTGGAGTTTTTGGGAGACTCTGTGCTGGGATTTGTGACGGCGGAGTTTCTGTTCTGCACCAACCCGGACCTGCCGGAAGGAGACCTGACCCGGATCCGGGCCGCCTTGGTCTGTGAGCAGAGCCTCTATGAGGTGGCTCAGTCCATCGATTTGGGCGCGCATCTGAAATTGGGGCGTGGGGAGGAGAGCGGCGGCGGCCGCACCCGGGCCTCCATCCTGGCCGACGCCATGGAGGCTGTGTTCGCGGCGGTCTATCTGGACGGCGGCATCAGCGCCGCCTCCCAGCTTATCCACCGGGTGCTGCTGAAACGGGAACAGGAGGAAGTGGAGAAGCGCAGGGACTACAAGACCGCGCTTCAGGAACTGGTCCAGCGCAAGCCCGACCAGGCGCTCCTTTACCGGATGGCCGGCGAGGAGGGTCCGGATCACGACAAGACCTTCTCCGCGGAGGTGCTGCTCAACGAGCAGGTGGTGGGCTGCGGCAGCGGACACAGTAAAAAGGAAGCGGAGCAGGCAGCCGCCAAAGCCGCGCTGAACGCACTGGAAGAGTAA
- a CDS encoding ferredoxin, with protein MEVKIIPGCIGCGLCAATCPEVFQLGDFGQAEVVQEPQQDQMDAVEEAASNCPVSVIEVSK; from the coding sequence ATGGAAGTGAAAATCATACCCGGATGCATCGGCTGCGGCTTGTGTGCCGCCACCTGCCCGGAGGTGTTCCAGTTGGGCGACTTCGGACAGGCCGAAGTGGTCCAGGAGCCTCAGCAGGACCAGATGGACGCAGTGGAGGAAGCCGCGTCCAACTGCCCGGTCAGCGTCATCGAAGTGTCCAAATAA
- the pstC gene encoding phosphate ABC transporter permease subunit PstC encodes MRFVFLLTACVSILAVALICIFLFQSGFPAIREIGLVQFLFGTTWKPGNGLYGIAPMILGSVYVTAGAILVGVPLGLLTAVFMARFCPPRLHRIIKPAVDLLAGIPSIVYGFFGLMALVPLMKTIFGGGGKSMLTASVLLGIMILPTVIGVSEAALRAVPENYYEGALALGATHERAVFATVLPAAKSGVLAAVVLGVGRAIGETMAVIMVAGNQTAMPSGLLKGVRTMTANIVIEMGYAQDLHRQALFATGVVLFIFIMLINLCFSCLKRKGEAQ; translated from the coding sequence ATGCGATTTGTATTCCTGCTGACGGCCTGCGTGTCCATTCTGGCAGTAGCGCTGATCTGTATCTTCCTGTTTCAGAGCGGCTTTCCGGCAATCCGGGAAATTGGCCTTGTCCAGTTCCTGTTCGGCACGACCTGGAAGCCGGGAAACGGGCTGTACGGCATCGCCCCCATGATTTTAGGCAGCGTCTATGTCACCGCCGGCGCCATCCTGGTGGGCGTGCCCCTGGGGCTGCTGACAGCCGTTTTTATGGCCCGCTTCTGTCCGCCCCGGCTCCATCGGATCATTAAGCCGGCGGTGGACCTGCTGGCCGGCATTCCCTCCATCGTCTACGGCTTTTTCGGCCTGATGGCCCTGGTGCCCCTGATGAAAACCATTTTCGGCGGCGGTGGAAAGAGCATGCTGACCGCGTCGGTCCTTTTGGGCATCATGATTCTGCCCACCGTGATCGGCGTGTCGGAAGCAGCGCTGCGGGCCGTGCCGGAGAACTACTATGAGGGCGCGCTGGCCCTGGGCGCCACCCATGAGCGGGCGGTATTTGCAACCGTGCTGCCGGCGGCCAAGTCCGGAGTGCTGGCCGCGGTGGTGCTGGGCGTGGGACGCGCCATCGGCGAGACCATGGCGGTCATCATGGTGGCGGGCAACCAGACCGCCATGCCCTCAGGCCTTCTCAAGGGCGTGCGCACCATGACGGCCAATATCGTCATTGAAATGGGCTATGCCCAGGACCTCCACCGCCAGGCCCTCTTTGCCACCGGTGTGGTGCTGTTCATCTTCATTATGCTGATCAACCTGTGCTTCTCCTGTCTGAAGCGGAAAGGAGAGGCGCAATGA
- the plsX gene encoding phosphate acyltransferase PlsX, whose translation MKIIVDAMGGDNAPLEIVRGALQANEKYGVEIILTGRTEAVLRSISECGRKELPKGVEIANATEVVEMSDDPATAFKVKKDSSLTVGLNLLRDGKGDAFVSAGSTGALLSGATLVVKRIRGIRRAAMAPQVPVMGGRAVLCDCGANAECTLEYLVQFAFLGSYYAQHVMGIKRPRVALLNIGAEAEKGDELRRDTFARLQELSGEGRLNFVGNIEGSTAMMGGADVIVADGFSGNVMLKSLEGTGKFLYETMKGMFARSASTKVAAVLMKECINEFKDMLNPSEVGGTPFLGISKPVIKAHGASDALAICNAVRQARDFVQSGFIGDVERDVELMRVEKS comes from the coding sequence TTGAAGATTATCGTAGACGCCATGGGCGGAGACAACGCCCCGCTGGAGATTGTCCGGGGCGCGTTGCAGGCAAATGAAAAATATGGGGTGGAGATCATCCTCACCGGCAGGACTGAGGCGGTGCTGCGCTCCATTTCGGAGTGCGGAAGGAAGGAACTGCCCAAGGGGGTGGAGATCGCCAACGCCACCGAGGTGGTGGAGATGAGCGACGACCCCGCCACGGCTTTTAAGGTCAAGAAGGACTCCTCGCTGACCGTGGGGCTGAATCTGCTGAGGGACGGGAAGGGCGACGCGTTCGTGTCCGCCGGATCCACCGGGGCGCTGCTCTCCGGGGCGACGCTGGTGGTCAAGCGCATCCGCGGCATCCGCCGGGCCGCCATGGCGCCCCAGGTCCCGGTGATGGGCGGCAGGGCCGTGCTGTGCGACTGCGGCGCGAACGCCGAGTGTACGTTGGAGTACCTGGTGCAGTTCGCCTTCTTAGGCAGCTATTACGCCCAGCATGTCATGGGGATCAAGAGGCCCCGGGTGGCGCTTCTCAATATCGGCGCCGAGGCGGAAAAGGGCGATGAGCTGCGCCGGGACACCTTTGCCCGGCTACAGGAGCTGAGCGGCGAAGGGCGGCTGAACTTTGTGGGCAACATTGAAGGGTCCACCGCCATGATGGGCGGCGCGGACGTCATAGTGGCCGACGGCTTTTCCGGCAATGTGATGCTCAAATCCCTGGAGGGCACGGGAAAGTTCCTCTATGAGACCATGAAGGGCATGTTTGCCCGCAGTGCCTCCACCAAGGTCGCCGCCGTGCTGATGAAGGAGTGCATCAACGAGTTCAAGGATATGCTCAACCCCAGCGAGGTGGGCGGAACGCCCTTCCTTGGCATCTCCAAGCCGGTCATCAAGGCCCACGGAGCCTCCGACGCCCTTGCCATCTGCAATGCCGTCCGTCAGGCAAGGGACTTTGTTCAAAGCGGCTTCATCGGCGATGTGGAGCGGGATGTGGAGCTGATGCGGGTGGAAAAATCATAA
- the acpP gene encoding acyl carrier protein: MTPEEILKKLQGLIAEQFAVEAETVTMDSSFEEDLGADSVDLVELVMAIEEEFDIGEIQEEELTALKTVGDTVRYLTSKLNK, from the coding sequence ATGACACCGGAAGAGATTCTGAAAAAGCTGCAGGGCCTGATTGCGGAGCAGTTTGCCGTAGAGGCGGAGACTGTGACCATGGATTCTTCCTTTGAGGAGGATCTGGGCGCCGATTCCGTGGACCTGGTGGAACTGGTCATGGCAATTGAAGAAGAATTCGATATCGGCGAGATCCAGGAAGAAGAGCTGACCGCTCTGAAAACTGTGGGTGACACCGTTCGCTATCTCACCAGCAAGTTGAATAAGTAA
- the phoU gene encoding phosphate signaling complex protein PhoU, whose protein sequence is MRSKFDQQLELLNVELIRMGALCEEAISAAAKALLDGDEALAEAAKAAEQEIDDKERAIESLCMKLLLQQQPVARDLRVISSALKMISDMERIGDQAEDIAELTRYVNMVSASSRLHIGDMARATISMVTDSVDSFVHKDLSLARAVCDEDDKVDALFLEVKRELIDLISADSSKGELGLDLLMVAKYLERIGDHATNIAEWVEYSLTGTHPKS, encoded by the coding sequence ATGAGGAGCAAGTTTGACCAGCAGTTGGAACTGTTGAATGTGGAGCTGATCCGGATGGGGGCCCTGTGCGAGGAGGCAATCTCCGCGGCTGCCAAGGCGCTTTTGGACGGTGATGAAGCCCTGGCCGAGGCTGCCAAGGCCGCCGAGCAGGAAATCGACGACAAGGAGCGGGCCATTGAGTCCCTTTGCATGAAGCTCCTTTTGCAGCAGCAGCCCGTGGCCCGGGATCTGCGTGTGATTTCCTCGGCACTGAAGATGATCTCCGACATGGAGCGCATCGGCGACCAGGCGGAGGACATCGCCGAGCTGACCCGGTATGTGAACATGGTATCCGCCTCCAGCCGGCTGCACATCGGCGACATGGCCCGCGCCACCATCTCCATGGTGACGGACAGCGTGGACTCCTTTGTCCACAAGGACCTGAGCCTGGCCCGGGCGGTGTGCGACGAGGACGACAAGGTGGACGCTTTGTTTCTGGAGGTCAAGCGAGAGCTGATCGATCTGATTTCCGCTGACAGCTCCAAGGGGGAGTTGGGGCTGGATTTGCTGATGGTGGCCAAATACCTGGAACGCATCGGTGATCACGCCACCAACATCGCCGAGTGGGTGGAGTATTCCCTCACCGGGACCCATCCCAAAAGTTAA